In Vicia villosa cultivar HV-30 ecotype Madison, WI unplaced genomic scaffold, Vvil1.0 ctg.000305F_1_1, whole genome shotgun sequence, the following are encoded in one genomic region:
- the LOC131626540 gene encoding uncharacterized protein LOC131626540 — protein sequence MVSSFKQRIITWLILIMIILYILYSSNLLLLTSEKRNCSTAVRLNAATDEQLAMMGTGNISRSTSITGNEVSHGKKIVKKRKEEEEQEEEELSVDELSQRQDTETKHIVFGIAASTNLWEIRKDYIKVWWKPNETRGVVWLDQKVDIQPDDELPEIRISADTTNFKYTNRQGQRSALRISRVVTETLKLGLEDVRWFMMGDDDTVFIVDNVVRVLSKYDHNQFYYVGSSSESHVQNIHFSYGMAYGGGGFAISYPLAKELARMQDSCIQHYPALYGSDDRMQACMAELGVPLTKEAGFHQYDVYGDLLGLLGAHPVAPLVSLHHLDVVQPIFPKMDRDQSLRHLMKSAKQDSGSIMQQSICYEHKRYWSISVSWGYVVQILRGVLSPRELEMPTRTFLNWYRRADYTAYAFNTRPVTKHPCQKAFLFYMNRTRYDPVKKQIIGTYYRYKSKPPTCRWKMDTPEEIDSVIVSKRPDPLRWQRSPRRDCCRVSRYSRKGSTMYIWVGNCRKGEVSELIPQSGS from the exons ATGGTCTCTTCATTCAAGCAACGCATTATCACTTGGTTAATCCTAATCATGATAATATTGTACATCCTTTACTCTTCCAATCTTCTTTTATTAACCAGTGAAAAAAGAAATTGTTCCACTGCCGTTCGATTGAATGCAGCCACTGATGAACAACTTGCGATGATGGGTACTGGTAATATATCCAGAAGTACATCAATCACTGGAAATGAAGTTTCCCACGGGaaaaaaattgtcaaaaaaagaaaggaggaagaagaacaagaggaGGAAGAGTTGTCCGTTGATGAGTTATCTCAAAGACAAGACACGGAGACTAAACACATTGTTTTTGGGATAGCAGCTTCAACAAATTTGTGGGAGATAAGAAAAGATTACATCAAGGTTTGGTGGAAGCCTAATGAAACAAGAGGGGTAGTGTGGCTAGATCAAAAAGTGGACATACAGCCTGATGATGAATTACCAGAGATTCGAATTTCAGCAGACACAACAAATTTTAAGTATACAAATCGTCAGGGGCAGAGATCTGCTTTAAGGATATCAAGGGTGGTGACAGAGACATTGAAACTTGGGTTGGAAGATGTGAGATGGTTCATGATGGGAGATGATGACACTGTTTTTATAGTTGATAATGTGGTTAGAGTTCTTTCTAAGTATGATCATAACCAATTTTATTATGTTGGAAGCTCCTCGGAGAGTCATGTTCAGAACATACATTTCTCTTATGGTATGGCTTATGGTGGTGGAGGATTTGCTATAAGTTACCCTTTGGCTAAGGAGCTTGCAAGGATGCAGGATAGTTGTATTCAACATTACCCTGCTTTGTATGGTAGTGATGATAGAATGCAAGCTTGCATGGCTGAGCTAGGCGTTCCATTAACCAAGGAAGCAGGGTTTCACCAG TATGATGTGTATGGAGACCTATTAGGCCTTCTAGGAGCACATCCGGTGGCACCACTAGTGTCATTGCACCACCTCGATGTAGTGCAACCGATATTTCCAAAGATGGACAGAGATCAATCTCTGCGGCACTTAATGAAATCTGCGAAGCAAGATTCAGGTAGcataatgcaacaatcaatttgCTATGAGCATAAAAGATATTGGTCCATCTCTGTTTCATGGGGTTATGTGGTTCAGATTTTAAGGGGAGTGCTGTCCCCTAGAGAGTTAGAGATGCCAACAAGAACCTTTCTTAATTGGTATCGAAGAGCTGATTACACTGCATATGCATTCAACACTAGGCCTGTAACTAAACACCCTTGTCAGAAAGCATTCCTTTTCTATATGAACAGAACTCGATACGATCCAGTTAAGAAGCAAATTATTGGTACTTACTATCGTTACAAATCTAAACCTCCTACTTGCCGGTGGAAAATGGACACACCAGAGGAAATTGATTCCGTTATAGTTTCAAAAAGACCAGATCCACTTCGTTGGCAAAGG TCACCAAGGAGGGATTGTTGTAGAGTTTCGCGTTACTCGCGTAAGGGATCAACTATGTACATATGGGTTGGCAACTGTCGAAAGGGAGAGGTTAGTGAGTTGATCCCTCAAAGTGGAAGTTGA
- the LOC131626547 gene encoding two-component response regulator-like APRR3 has translation MMNDNVGNKSLGEQNREVNEGLGSESSTGNDTRFSKVTKEGNNGLKGSSQIHERFQVSPQPLPRAPVTYWERFLPVTSIKVLLVDDDDSTRNVVCALLKNCGYEVTAVSNGLQAWKVLEDPGNRIDLVLTEVAMPFVSGIGLLCKIMSHIALKNIPVIMMSSHDSMGIVFKCLSKGAADFLVKPIRRNELKNLWQHVWRRCHSSSDSGSESGTNTRKFAKSRSICAYDNNSGSSDENDYGSRGLSVRDGSDKGSGTQSSWTTNLAQISSSPHPVSPHKQSHDTPDSTCAQVVLPKPENISSSKWDQATEKECHKPIDHPDDIAMGKDLAMGISLNMQEKHPHEELSNNPMCKGVNKMSDTDGMQLNKGHSSVREKVQPEEDSDRTRMQENQAMNVGVTDSSSPQAESRDLNTSNGFSGFAKTKTSCFKQHPSLELTLKRMGEVKDAEHVTGDECNVLRHSDLSAFSKYNTASAYQAQTGNVGSCSPLDNSSVSPNTETIQNFTSHSNATLPNQQSNGSNNMNDLASTNTYLSTKPENFEKKPESSKGIGSFTSSELQIVQNNSVSTSQKKTSAQEECAGSIKGQVGGFEQGFQVEHAQHQLQHCNRIAHKEAVDLRSVHDILVESTTKDDQQCMSNAFGEPAESNGTATNYGKDGSAAESDHGSNGQDGSNTLTIGMINMRNSNVEAGSFGISGIDKVNIGSGSYEQRFALREAALLKFRLKRKERCFEKKVRYQSRKKLADQRPRVRGQFVKQIVYGTNEENKESEELVSMDNSNDDPKQHQPNC, from the exons GGTTCTGAATCGTCAACTGGAAATGACACGAGATTTAGTAAGGTAACGAAGGAGGGAAACAATGGGTTGAAGggatcgagtcagatccatgagaGGTTTCAGGTTTCACCGCAACCACTACCCCGAGCTCCGGTTACTTACTGGGAAAGGTTTCTCCCTGTTACATCGATAAAAGTTTTGTTGGTGGACGATGATGACTCCACGCGTAATGTTGTGTGTGCTCTGTTAAAGAATTGTGGTTATGAAg TCACTGCTGTTTCCAATGGTCTTCAAGCGTGGAAAGTTCTAGAAGATCCAGGAAATCGAATTGATCTTGTTCTAACGGAGGTAGCTATGCCTTTTGTATCTGGAATAGGTCTTTTGTGCAAGATCATGAGCCACATAGCTCTGAAGAATATTCCTGTGATTA TGATGTCATCTCACGATTCTATGGGTATTGTCTTTAAGTGTTTGTCAAAAGGAGCAGCTGATTTTTTAGTGAAACCTATTCGGAGGAATGAACTTAAAAACCTCTGGCAACATGTTTGGAGAAGATGCCATAGT TCTAGTGATAGTGGGAGTGAAAGTGGGACAAACACCCGGAAATTTGCAAAGTCAAGGAGCATCTGTGCATATGACAACAACAGTGGTAGCAGTGATGAGAATGATTATGGAAGCAGAGGCTTGAGTGTTAGAGATGGAAGTGACAAAGGAAGTGGAACTCAG AGTTCATGGACTACAAATCTAGCTCAAATTAGCAGCAGCCCTCATCCAGTTTCACCTCATAAACAATCTCATGACACTCCTGATAGCACGTGTGCCCAAGTGGTGCTTCCAAAGCCTGAAAACATTAGTAGTAGTAAGTGGGACCAGGCCACAGAAAAAGAGTGCCATAAACCGATTGATCATCCTG ATGATATTGCAATGGGTAAAGATTTAGCTATGGGAATATCATTGAACATGCAAGAAAAGCATCCACATGAGGAACTGTCTAACAATCCAATGTGTAAAGGAGTTAATAAGATGTCTGATACAGATGGTATGCAACTCAATAAAGGACATAGTAGTGTTCGTGAAAAAGTACAACCGGAAGAGGACAGTGATAGAACCAGGATGCAGGAAAATCAGGCTATGAATGTTGGTGTCACTGATAGCAGTAGTCCACAGGCTGAAAGCAGAGATTTGAATACTTCAAATGGTTTTTCTGGTtttgcaaaaacaaaaacaagttgCTTCAAACAGCACCCATCACTTGAACTAACATTGAAAAGGATGGGAGAAGTAAAAGATGCTGAACATGTCACAGGTGATGAATGTAATGTTTTGAGACATTCAGATCTGTCGGCATTCTCCAA ATACAATACAGCTTCCGCTTACCAG GCTCAGACTGGAAATGTAGGAAGCTGTTCCCCACTAGACAATAGTTCAGTTTCACCAAATACAGAGACAATACAGAACTTCACATCTCATTCAAATGCCACTCTTCCAAATCAACAGTCTAATGGGAGCAACAACATGAACGACCTGGCTTCCACTAATACATATCTTAGCACTAAACctgaaaattttgaaaagaaaCCCGAGTCTTCGAAAGGGATTGGCTCTTTTACTTCTTCTGAACTCCAAATCGTGCAAAATAATAGTGTCTCTACATCTCAGAAGAAGACTTCTGCCCAGGAAGAATGTGCTGGAAGCATTAAAGGACAGGTAGGAGGCTTTGAACAAGGATTTCAAGTCGAGCATGCTCAGCATCAACTTCAACATTGTAACCGCATTGCCCACAAGGAGGCAGTAGATCTCCGTTCAGTTCATGATATCTTAGTTGAAAGCACAACCAAAGATGATCAGCAATGTATGTCAAATGCCTTTGGAGAGCCAGCAGAAAGTAATGGCACAGCTACAAACTATGGGAAGGATGGAAGTGCAGCTGAAAGTGATCATGGGAGCAATGGGCAGGACGGAAGCAACACTTTGACAATCGGAATGATAAATATGAGAAATAGCAATGTGGAGGCTGGGAGCTTTGGAATTAGTGGCATTGATAAAGTAAACATTGGAAGTGGGTCTTATGAACAACGATTTGCATTGAGAGAGGCTGCCTTGTTAAAGTTTCGtctaaagagaaaagaaagatgCTTTGAAAAGAAG GTTAGATATCAGAGCCGGAAAAAATTGGCAGATCAGCGGCCGCGTGTTAGGGGACAATTTGTTAAACAAATAGT GTATGGTACcaatgaagaaaataaagaaagcgAGGAACTTGTATCTATGGATAATTCTAACGATGATCCCAAACAACACCAACCAAATTGCTGA
- the LOC131626557 gene encoding probable serine/threonine-protein kinase PBL5: MKKVINCFSPKGSPNRNRTGNSPRSSQSPPTPVSSSAPASPSASTSATTLARINELTAEAETLNLNLGPLPIQKFPFVQLHFATDGFSAENCVAKGGFGRVYRGNLAPQNQEVAIKCLDPKSQQGTREFVTEVEFLSNADHENIVRLIGYCAENEHRMIVYEYIRMGSLEAHLLTRNPDLNLAVLDWNTRVRIAYETAKGLQYLHSNMQPRRIYRDLKCANILLGEGYTVKLSDFGCAKKAPANERERNLTRVLGTVGYLDPAYFTTGNCTVQNDIHSFGVVLLELVTGRKCIDERRPTEEQSLLIWAKRVFGNRDRYEEIVDPLLNGNFNERSLHALVRMAEYCVNSDSMKKPKMSHIVDILGQLNRAADEPNIP; this comes from the exons ATGAAGAAGGTAATCAATTGTTTTTCCCCAAAGGGTTCCCCCAACCGCAACCGAACCGGAAACTCTCCCCGTTCCTCTCAATCTCCTCCCACTCCGGTTTCCTCTTCCGCTCCGGCTTCCCCTTCAGCCTCTACTTCCGCAA CTACTCTTGCAAGAATCAATGAACTTACTGCAGAAGCGGAGACTCTAAATTTAAATTTAGGACCTTTGCCTATACAGAAATTCCCTTTCGTTCAACTTCACTTTGCAACAGATGGTTTTAGCGCTGAAAACTGCGTGGCTAAAGGAGGTTTCGGCCGTGTTTACAGAGGAAACTTGGCTCCACAGAATCAAGAAGTAGCTATAAAGTGTCTTGACCCGAAAAGCCAGCAAGGAACCCGGGAATTCGTTACTGAGGTGGAGTTTCTGAGTAATGCAGACCACGAAAACATTGTCCGGTTGATTGGATATTGTGCTGAGAATGAGCACAGGATGATAGTTTATGAGTACATTAGGATGGGATCTTTGGAAGCACATTTACTAACCCGTAATCCAGATTTGAACCTTGCAGTTCTGGATTGGAATACAAGAGTTAGAATAGCATATGAAACAGCAAAGGGTTTGCAGTATCTGCATAGTAATATGCAGCCTCGGAGAATATACAGGGATCTAAAATGTGCAAACATTTTGTTAGGGGAAGGTTATACTGTAAAGTTATCTGATTTTGGATGTGCTAAAAAAGCCCCAGCTAATGAACGTGAACGTAACTTGACAAGGGTTTTAGGCACAGTAGGATATTTAGATCCAGCGTATTTTACAACAGGCAATTGTACAGTCCAAAATGATATTCACAGCTTTGGTGTTGTTCTTTTGGAGCTCGTCACTGGTAGAAAATGTATTGATGAAAGAAGACCAACCGAGGAACAAAGTCTCCTTATATGG GCAAAGAGAGTATTTGGTAATAGGGACAGATACGAAGAAATTGTTGATCCATTGCTAAATGGTAACTTTAATGAGCGGAGTTTACATGCACTTGTTCGTATGGCTGAATATTGTGTTAATAGCGACTCTATGAAGAAGCCCAAAATGAGTCATATTGTCGATATTTTAGGACAATTGAATCGCGCAGCTGATGAACCAAACATTCCCTAG